A genome region from Salvia splendens isolate huo1 chromosome 19, SspV2, whole genome shotgun sequence includes the following:
- the LOC121780365 gene encoding isoflavone reductase homolog: protein MGKSRILVVGGTGYMGRRIVKGSLAEGHPTYILRRPEIGMDIEKLQVLLEFKRQGAVLVEGSFPDHQSLVEALKQVDVVVCTMSGVHFRTHNLLMQLKLVDAIKEAGNIKRFLPSEFGMDPAQMMHALEPGRVTFDEKMTVRKAIEAANIPRTYISANCFGGYFVGNLSQMGTLLPPKDKVLIYGDGNAKAVFMGEDDIATYTIKSVDDPRTLNKTVYIRPPGNILSQRELVQIWENLSGNTLEKTSISGQDFLALMKDADFAGQVGLGHFYHIFYDGCLTSFEIGEDGEEASRLYLEVQYKRMDEYLKLYL, encoded by the exons atgggaAAAAGTAGAATTCTTGTTGTAGGTGGGACCGGTTACATGGGGAGGAGGATTGTGAAGGGCAGCCTAGCGGAGGGCCACCCGACCTACATTCTAAGGAGGCCGGAAATCGGGATGGACATCGAGAAGCTGCAGGTGCTGCTGGAGTTCAAGAGGCAGGGGGCCGTGCTGGTCGAGGGGTCGTTTCCCGATCACCAGAGCCTGGTGGAGGCGCTGAAGCAAGTCGACGTGGTTGTATGCACCATGTCCGGGGTGCATTTCCGGACCCATAATTTGCTGATGCAGCTTAAGCTTGTTGATGCTATTAAAGAAGCTGGAAATATCAAG CGTTTCTTGCCTTCGGAGTTCGGCATGGATCCCGCCCAAATGATGCACGCGCTTGAACCAGGTAGGGTCACATTCGACGAGAAGATGACGGTAAGGAAGGCCATCGAGGCAGCCAACATCCCCCGCACCTACATCTCCGCCAACTGCTTCGGCGGCTACTTCGTCGGCAACCTCTCTCAGATGGGGACCCTCCTCCCCCCCAAAGACAAAGTCCTCATCTACGGCGACGGCAACGCCAAAGCCGTCTTCATGGGCGAGGACGACATCGCCACTTACACCATCAAGTCCGTTGACGACCCCCGCACCCTAAACAAGACCGTCTACATCCGCCCACCCGGAAACATCCTCTCCCAGCGAGAGCTCGTCCAGATATGGGAGAATCTTTCCGGGAACACGTTGGAAAAGACCTCCATTTCCGGCCAAGACTTTCTTGCTCTCATGAAag ATGCTGACTTCGCTGGCCAAGTTGGATTAGGCCATTTCTATCACATTTTCTACGACGGCTGCCTCACAAGCTTCGAGATAGGGGAAGACGGGGAAGAAGCTTCTAGACTCTATCTGGAAGTCCAGTACAAGCGCATGGATGAATACTTGAAACTTTATCTCTAA
- the LOC121780366 gene encoding myb family transcription factor PHL11-like, with amino-acid sequence MDRMYAGGGGVGGSGGVVLTRDPKPRLRWTADLHDRFVDAVTKLGGPDKATPKSVLRVMGLKGLTLYHLKSHLQKYRLGQQQAKQQNYALEHNIDSFENPYMHIASTSVNSSSMNSEQGDVPLAEAVTCQIEVQKTLQEQLEVQKRLQMRIEAQGKYLQAILERAQLSLSANSDHSIKAQLTDFNLALSSFIHTVNGDNRNGEEARDTKDIKLEGPSIEFDLNSRSSYDFIGVSGSGFKHKPLQNR; translated from the exons ATGGACAGAATGTATGCCGGTGGCGGCGGAGTtggtggcagcggcggcgtGGTTCTGACAAGAGACCCCAAGCCGAGGCTGAGGTGGACTGCTGATTTGCACGACCGTTTTGTTGATGCTGTCACAAAGCTTGGTGGCCCTGACA AGGCTACTCCAAAATCAGTGCTGAGAGTGATGGGGCTAAAGGGGCTCACATTGTATCACTTAAAGAGCCATTTACAG AAGTATAGGCTTGGACAGCAGCAAGCCAAACAGCAGAATTATGCTCTTGAACATAACATAGACAGCTTTG AGAATCCGTATATGCACATTGCAAGTACAAGCGTTAATTCATCGAGCATGAATAGCGAACAAGG AGACGTTCCCCTCGCTGAAGCAGTAACGTGCCAGATCGAGGTGCAGAAAACGCTACAAGAACAGCTCGAG GTGCAGAAGAGATTGCAAATGAGAATAGAAGCACAAGGGAAGTACTTGCAAGCCATACTAGAAAGAGCGCAACTGAGCCTTTCTGCTAACTCGGATCACTCGATTAAAGCTCAGCTAACAGACTTCAACTTGGCGCTATCGAGCTTCATTCACACCGTCAATGGAGACAACAGGAATGGAGAGGAAGCACGTGACACAAAAGACATCAAGCTCGAAGGGCCTTCCATCGAGTTTGATCTCAACTCCAGAAGTAGCTACGACTTCATAGGCGTTTCCGGATCAGGTTTCAAACACAAACCACTTCAAAATCGATGA
- the LOC121778560 gene encoding uncharacterized protein LOC121778560, translated as MMQHFVSKASRRVLCVVRALNGNASCSSMATRHYFRVVPTLQRDFDKTPVPRNFFKWGSQEFCRSFSFVTGFAPLKEKPLDTILDVEMAKTKSPEELADIWDDFHLGRGHIGISMKAKLYHLMEQRASDCRYFVIPVWKGNGHTTMFVQVEMPHMLFTGLEDYRARGTQAAPYMTASYYKEFAESKDLVLVRGDIVFTSKLSDEEAKWLLEAAQSFYVNDVKYKLVERFNKQTREFELKDVLQALEMPIL; from the exons ATGATGCAACACTTTGTGTCCAAGGCTTCGAGGAGGGTATTGTGTGTGGTTAGAGCTCTCAATGGAAATGCTTCATGTTCTTCTATGGCAACAAGACATTATTTTCGTGTAGTTCCAACTCTGCAAAGGGATTTTGACAAGACTCCAGTGCCTAGAAATTTCTTTAAATGGGGATCGCAGGAGTTCTGCAGGAGCTTCAGCTTTGTGACTGGGTTTGCACCATTGAAGGAAAAGCCTTTGGACACAATCCTTGATGTCGAAATGGCTAAGACGAAATCACCTGAAGAACTCGCTGACATTTGGGATGAT TTTCATTTGGGAAGGGGTCACATTGGTATATCGATGAAAGCAAAACTGTACCACCTGATGGAACAAAGAGCTTCGGATTG CCGATATTTTGTGATTCCTGTGTGGAAAGGAAATGGGCACACCACAATGTTTGTGCAAG TTGAGATGCCACACATGCTTTTCACTGGTCTTGAAGATTACAGAGCAAGAGGAACCCAAGCTGCTCCATACATGACAGCGTCGTATTACAAAGAATTTGCAGAAAGCAAGGACTTGGTGCTTGTTCGTGGCGACATTGTCTTCACTAGCAAGCTGAGTGATGAAGAAGCAAAGTGGCTTCTGGAGGCTGCTCAATCGTTCTACGTGAATGATGTCAAGTATAAACTGGTCGAGCGTTTCAACAAACAAACTCGTGAATTTGAGTTGAAGGATGTTTTGCAAGCTTTAGAGATGCCCATACTGTAG
- the LOC121779961 gene encoding DNA (cytosine-5)-methyltransferase CMT2-like isoform X2: MKKLPQQLPSRKSSRFSSSPAAAAASSTRTRNKPEPRPDDAWALSLPLRDNSLRRSTRFASKTPPPQSRTSPTFPPSSSAPALTLTDGENVVLSERCLRSRTVLMKRVVSERRGRGRGRGKAAAEIEMLALTPVSRNAEQSVELLSKERCSSEGVISEKRLRSRIVQFKGIVAEDAARKRDRNGSVVRSRSIQLKQNVAEDALGKADQKGGGGNEESSVRSGKKKRNEKGVLCCFVGEPIPEEDAWRRWQWRYDLKSRGKGKNWKINTDDDNDEIILNVESHYAQAKVGNSVLNIGDCVFVKGEGSKKHIGRILEFFKTTAGEDYFRVQWFFRAEDTVLKNAASSHDKRRIFYSTLMNDNVLDCIISKVNIVKVPSMCLKRNPVPSAAFYYDMEYSVNYSTFRSLVTETSTGTEPFLSNSKPPEEEPVTLTPLALLPEYESPEQELALLDLYAGCGGMSTGLCLGAKLSSVNVKTRWAVDYNSAACESLKLNHPETNVRNEAAEDFLELLKQWESLCKMYVCDIERALKCEIEELPEAKEACLSSSDTEESSDEYEVSHLVDICYGDPNESGKCGLLFKVRWKGYGPDDDTWEAAEGLSNCHERIEDFVRRGFKSKILPLPGDVGVICGGPPCQGVSGYNRHRNYKSPLEDEKNRQIVVFMDIVEFLKPKYCLMENVVDIIRFDKGSLGRYALSRLVLMKYQARLGTIASGCYGLPQFRLRVFIWGAHPSQVLPQFPLPTHDVVARYWAPIEFERNIVAYDEGQPHALRPAIVLGDAISDLPPVTNDESREEMAYEKPPESEFQKRIRMSKDETTTGKISAGSHGILYDHRPMKLDCSDYMRVCQVPHRKGANFRDLAGVVVGEDKVVRRDPTREPVVLPTGKLLVPDCVLTYELGKSKRPYGRLWWDETVSTVVTFPHIRAQSILHPDQDRRLTIRECARLQGFPDYYRFCGTVKERYCQIGNAVSMPVSRALGYALGVAHRKVAGDEPLMTLPPDFSSMLPSST, encoded by the exons ATGAAGAAGCTTCCTCAGCAGCTCCCCTCCAGAAAATCCTCTAGATTCTCTTCTTCTcccgctgctgctgctgcttcttcAACCCGTACCCGCAACAAACCGGAGCCCCGACCCGACGATGCATGGGCCCTCTCATTGCCCCTACGAGATAATTCACTCCGCAGATCGACCAGATTTGCATCCAAAACTCCCCCTCCCCAATCAAGAACATCGCCGACATTTCCCCCCTCTTCATCGGCGCCGGCGTTGACTTTGACTGACGGCGAGAATGTGGTTTTGAGCGAGAGGTGCTTGAGATCGAGAACTGTCTTGATGAAGAGAGTTGTGAgtgagaggagagggagagggagagggagaggtaAGGCAGCTGCTGAAATTGAGATGTTGGCATTGACTCCAGTTTCAAGAAATGCGGAACAGAGTGTTGAGTTGTTGAGTAAGGAGAGATGCAGTTCAGAGGGGGTGATCAGTGAGAAGCGGCTGAGGTCTAGAATTGTTCAATTTAAAGGGATTGTGGCTGAGGATGCTGCTAGGAAGCGTGATCGGAATGGAAGCGTGGTGAGGTCTAGGAGTATTCAATTGAAACAGAATGTGGCTGAGGATGCTCTTGGAAAAGCTGATCAAAAGGGAGGAGGAGGGAACGAAGAGAGCTCGGTGAGGtcggggaagaagaagaggaatgAGAAGGGTGTTTTATGCTGTTTTGTAGGGGAGCCGATTCCGGAGGAAGACGCTTGGAGAAGGTGGCAATGGAGATATGATTTAAAG AGCAGAGGAAAGGGCAAAAACTGGAAAATAAA CACTGATGATGATAATGATGAAATTATACTGAATGTGGAAAGCCATTACGCTCAAGCCAAAGTAGGGAACTCTGTCTTGAACATTGGAGATTGTGTTTTTGTTAAG GGCGAAGGAAGCAAGAAACACATAGGGAGGATCTTGGAATTCTTCAAAACGACGGCGGGAGAAGACTACTTCAGGGTTCAGTGGTTCTTCAGGGCTGAGGATACG GTTTTGAAAAACGCTGCTTCATCGCATGACAAAAGGCGCATATTCTACTCCACCTTAATGAACGACAACGTATTAGATTGCATCATCTCAAAAGTTAATATAGTAAAAGTACCTTCTATG TGCTTAAAAAGAAACCCTGTGCCGTCAGCTGCATTTTATTATGACATGGAGTACTCTGTGAATTATTCAACATTTCGGTCATTAGTTACAG AAACTTCCACGGGGACTGAGCCATTCTTGTCGAACTCAAAGCCTCCCGAAGAAGAACCAGTTACTCTGACACCCTTGGCGCTTTTACCCGAGTACGAGTCTCCTGAGCAAGAATTAGCGCTACTGGACTTGTACGCTGGATGTGGTGGAATGTCCACTGGATTATGTCTTGGTGCAAAACTTTCGAGTGTAAATGTCAAGACG AGATGGGCTGTTGATTATAACAGTGCTGCATGTGAGAGTTTGAAACTGAACCATCCAGAAACAAAT GTCAGAAATGAAGCTGCTGAGGACTTCCTAGAACTACTAAAGCAATGGGAGAGTTTATGCAAGATGTATGTCTGTGATATAGAAAGAGCACTAAAATGCGAGATAGAGGAACTTCCAGAAGCCAAAGAAGCCTGTTTGTCTTCATCGGATACAGAGGAATCTAGTGATGAGTACGAGGTCTCTCATCTGGTTGACATTTGCTACGGTGATCCTAACGAAAGTGGAAAATGCGGGCTACTCTTCAAG GTACGTTGGAAGGGGTACGGCCCAGATGACGATACATGGGAAGCAGCCGAAGGATTGAG CAATTGCCACGAGCGGATAGAAGACTTTGTTCGAAGAGGCTTCAAGTCTAAAATCCTACCACTTCCT GGCGATGTCGGTGTAATCTGTGGAGGGCCGCCGTGCCAGGGTGTAAGCGGCTACAATCGCCACCGAAACTACAAATCTCCGTTGGAAGACGAGAAAAACCGCCAGATTGTGGTTTTCATGGACATAGTGGAGTTCTTGAAACCCAAGTATTGCCTGATGGAAAACGTCGTCGACATCATAAGGTTCGACAAAGGCTCTCTCGGTCGATACGCTCTAAGCCGTCTCGTGCTCATGAAATACCAAGCGAGGCTCGGCACCATCGCCTCGGGGTGCTACGGCCTCCCGCAGTTCCGTCTGCGCGTCTTCATCTGGGGGGCCCACCCGAGCCAGGTGCTGCCGCAGTTCCCGCTCCCCACGCACGATGTCGTGGCCAGGTACTGGGCCCCCATCGAGTTCGAGAGGAACATCGTGGCGTACGACGAGGGCCAACCGCACGCGTTGCGGCCCGCCATCGTCCTCGGGGACGCCATCTCCGACCTCCCGCCCGTCACGAACGACGAATCCCGGGAGGAGATGGCGTACGAGAAACCCCCGGAGTCGGAGTTCCAGAAACGCATACGGATGAGCAAAGACGAGACGACGACCGGGAAGATATCGGCCGGATCGCATGGCATCCTCTACGACCACCGGCCGATGAAGCTGGATTGCTCCGACTACATGCGCGTGTGCCAAGTCCCGCACCGGAAGGGAGCCAACTTCAGGGACCTGGCCGGAGTGGTGGTCGGAGAGGACAAGGTGGTGCGTCGTGATCCAACACGAGAGCCGGTGGTGCTGCCAACAGGAAAGCTGCTCGTCCCGGACTGCGTGTTGACGTACGAGCTAGGGAAGTCGAAGAGGCCGTATGGGAGATTATGGTGGGACGAGACAGTGTCGACGGTGGTGACGTTTCCTCATATCCGGGCGCAGTCGATACTGCACCCGGATCAAGATAGACGGCTAACGATACGTGAATGCGCGAGGCTGCAAGGGTTCCCAGACTACTATAGATTTTGTGGCACCGTTAAAGAGCGGTATTGCCAGATAGGGAACGCAGTCTCCATGCCGGTGTCGAGGGCGTTAGGGTACGCGCTAGGGGTAGCGCACCGGAAGGTTGCCGGAGACGAGCCGCTGATGACGCTGCCGCCGGATTTCTCCTCCATGTTGCCTTCTTCTACTTGA
- the LOC121779961 gene encoding DNA (cytosine-5)-methyltransferase CMT2-like isoform X1: MKKLPQQLPSRKSSRFSSSPAAAAASSTRTRNKPEPRPDDAWALSLPLRDNSLRRSTRFASKTPPPQSRTSPTFPPSSSAPALTLTDGENVVLSERCLRSRTVLMKRVVSERRGRGRGRGKAAAEIEMLALTPVSRNAEQSVELLSKERCSSEGVISEKRLRSRIVQFKGIVAEDAARKRDRNGSVVRSRSIQLKQNVAEDALGKADQKGGGGNEESSVRSGKKKRNEKGVLCCFVGEPIPEEDAWRRWQWRYDLKSRGKGKNWKINTDDDNDEIILNVESHYAQAKVGNSVLNIGDCVFVKGEGSKKHIGRILEFFKTTAGEDYFRVQWFFRAEDTVLKNAASSHDKRRIFYSTLMNDNVLDCIISKVNIVKVPSMQCLKRNPVPSAAFYYDMEYSVNYSTFRSLVTETSTGTEPFLSNSKPPEEEPVTLTPLALLPEYESPEQELALLDLYAGCGGMSTGLCLGAKLSSVNVKTRWAVDYNSAACESLKLNHPETNVRNEAAEDFLELLKQWESLCKMYVCDIERALKCEIEELPEAKEACLSSSDTEESSDEYEVSHLVDICYGDPNESGKCGLLFKVRWKGYGPDDDTWEAAEGLSNCHERIEDFVRRGFKSKILPLPGDVGVICGGPPCQGVSGYNRHRNYKSPLEDEKNRQIVVFMDIVEFLKPKYCLMENVVDIIRFDKGSLGRYALSRLVLMKYQARLGTIASGCYGLPQFRLRVFIWGAHPSQVLPQFPLPTHDVVARYWAPIEFERNIVAYDEGQPHALRPAIVLGDAISDLPPVTNDESREEMAYEKPPESEFQKRIRMSKDETTTGKISAGSHGILYDHRPMKLDCSDYMRVCQVPHRKGANFRDLAGVVVGEDKVVRRDPTREPVVLPTGKLLVPDCVLTYELGKSKRPYGRLWWDETVSTVVTFPHIRAQSILHPDQDRRLTIRECARLQGFPDYYRFCGTVKERYCQIGNAVSMPVSRALGYALGVAHRKVAGDEPLMTLPPDFSSMLPSST; this comes from the exons ATGAAGAAGCTTCCTCAGCAGCTCCCCTCCAGAAAATCCTCTAGATTCTCTTCTTCTcccgctgctgctgctgcttcttcAACCCGTACCCGCAACAAACCGGAGCCCCGACCCGACGATGCATGGGCCCTCTCATTGCCCCTACGAGATAATTCACTCCGCAGATCGACCAGATTTGCATCCAAAACTCCCCCTCCCCAATCAAGAACATCGCCGACATTTCCCCCCTCTTCATCGGCGCCGGCGTTGACTTTGACTGACGGCGAGAATGTGGTTTTGAGCGAGAGGTGCTTGAGATCGAGAACTGTCTTGATGAAGAGAGTTGTGAgtgagaggagagggagagggagagggagaggtaAGGCAGCTGCTGAAATTGAGATGTTGGCATTGACTCCAGTTTCAAGAAATGCGGAACAGAGTGTTGAGTTGTTGAGTAAGGAGAGATGCAGTTCAGAGGGGGTGATCAGTGAGAAGCGGCTGAGGTCTAGAATTGTTCAATTTAAAGGGATTGTGGCTGAGGATGCTGCTAGGAAGCGTGATCGGAATGGAAGCGTGGTGAGGTCTAGGAGTATTCAATTGAAACAGAATGTGGCTGAGGATGCTCTTGGAAAAGCTGATCAAAAGGGAGGAGGAGGGAACGAAGAGAGCTCGGTGAGGtcggggaagaagaagaggaatgAGAAGGGTGTTTTATGCTGTTTTGTAGGGGAGCCGATTCCGGAGGAAGACGCTTGGAGAAGGTGGCAATGGAGATATGATTTAAAG AGCAGAGGAAAGGGCAAAAACTGGAAAATAAA CACTGATGATGATAATGATGAAATTATACTGAATGTGGAAAGCCATTACGCTCAAGCCAAAGTAGGGAACTCTGTCTTGAACATTGGAGATTGTGTTTTTGTTAAG GGCGAAGGAAGCAAGAAACACATAGGGAGGATCTTGGAATTCTTCAAAACGACGGCGGGAGAAGACTACTTCAGGGTTCAGTGGTTCTTCAGGGCTGAGGATACG GTTTTGAAAAACGCTGCTTCATCGCATGACAAAAGGCGCATATTCTACTCCACCTTAATGAACGACAACGTATTAGATTGCATCATCTCAAAAGTTAATATAGTAAAAGTACCTTCTATG CAGTGCTTAAAAAGAAACCCTGTGCCGTCAGCTGCATTTTATTATGACATGGAGTACTCTGTGAATTATTCAACATTTCGGTCATTAGTTACAG AAACTTCCACGGGGACTGAGCCATTCTTGTCGAACTCAAAGCCTCCCGAAGAAGAACCAGTTACTCTGACACCCTTGGCGCTTTTACCCGAGTACGAGTCTCCTGAGCAAGAATTAGCGCTACTGGACTTGTACGCTGGATGTGGTGGAATGTCCACTGGATTATGTCTTGGTGCAAAACTTTCGAGTGTAAATGTCAAGACG AGATGGGCTGTTGATTATAACAGTGCTGCATGTGAGAGTTTGAAACTGAACCATCCAGAAACAAAT GTCAGAAATGAAGCTGCTGAGGACTTCCTAGAACTACTAAAGCAATGGGAGAGTTTATGCAAGATGTATGTCTGTGATATAGAAAGAGCACTAAAATGCGAGATAGAGGAACTTCCAGAAGCCAAAGAAGCCTGTTTGTCTTCATCGGATACAGAGGAATCTAGTGATGAGTACGAGGTCTCTCATCTGGTTGACATTTGCTACGGTGATCCTAACGAAAGTGGAAAATGCGGGCTACTCTTCAAG GTACGTTGGAAGGGGTACGGCCCAGATGACGATACATGGGAAGCAGCCGAAGGATTGAG CAATTGCCACGAGCGGATAGAAGACTTTGTTCGAAGAGGCTTCAAGTCTAAAATCCTACCACTTCCT GGCGATGTCGGTGTAATCTGTGGAGGGCCGCCGTGCCAGGGTGTAAGCGGCTACAATCGCCACCGAAACTACAAATCTCCGTTGGAAGACGAGAAAAACCGCCAGATTGTGGTTTTCATGGACATAGTGGAGTTCTTGAAACCCAAGTATTGCCTGATGGAAAACGTCGTCGACATCATAAGGTTCGACAAAGGCTCTCTCGGTCGATACGCTCTAAGCCGTCTCGTGCTCATGAAATACCAAGCGAGGCTCGGCACCATCGCCTCGGGGTGCTACGGCCTCCCGCAGTTCCGTCTGCGCGTCTTCATCTGGGGGGCCCACCCGAGCCAGGTGCTGCCGCAGTTCCCGCTCCCCACGCACGATGTCGTGGCCAGGTACTGGGCCCCCATCGAGTTCGAGAGGAACATCGTGGCGTACGACGAGGGCCAACCGCACGCGTTGCGGCCCGCCATCGTCCTCGGGGACGCCATCTCCGACCTCCCGCCCGTCACGAACGACGAATCCCGGGAGGAGATGGCGTACGAGAAACCCCCGGAGTCGGAGTTCCAGAAACGCATACGGATGAGCAAAGACGAGACGACGACCGGGAAGATATCGGCCGGATCGCATGGCATCCTCTACGACCACCGGCCGATGAAGCTGGATTGCTCCGACTACATGCGCGTGTGCCAAGTCCCGCACCGGAAGGGAGCCAACTTCAGGGACCTGGCCGGAGTGGTGGTCGGAGAGGACAAGGTGGTGCGTCGTGATCCAACACGAGAGCCGGTGGTGCTGCCAACAGGAAAGCTGCTCGTCCCGGACTGCGTGTTGACGTACGAGCTAGGGAAGTCGAAGAGGCCGTATGGGAGATTATGGTGGGACGAGACAGTGTCGACGGTGGTGACGTTTCCTCATATCCGGGCGCAGTCGATACTGCACCCGGATCAAGATAGACGGCTAACGATACGTGAATGCGCGAGGCTGCAAGGGTTCCCAGACTACTATAGATTTTGTGGCACCGTTAAAGAGCGGTATTGCCAGATAGGGAACGCAGTCTCCATGCCGGTGTCGAGGGCGTTAGGGTACGCGCTAGGGGTAGCGCACCGGAAGGTTGCCGGAGACGAGCCGCTGATGACGCTGCCGCCGGATTTCTCCTCCATGTTGCCTTCTTCTACTTGA
- the LOC121779194 gene encoding uncharacterized protein LOC121779194, with protein sequence MENEVVQVLDPDQEQQGQWQGQSGWHRPTLALTSQQKNLIAQFLLQRSSAGVLPRGSCAEAANKFNIHKRTAERIWHISKQQMDRGEPVMMQGKVKGYQHKDKLMLDEDKFRNLSMLERSTIRKVASKMEVSKTTIGRFLKRNQLKPHTSAIKPTLTETNKIARIKWCLSHIQPTLAEGKLLYHSMHNIVHIDEKWFYMTKTSDRYYLLPDEDVPYRSCKSKRFITKVMFMAAVSRPLCGPDGDIIFDGKIGLFPFTEQIPAQRSSKNRPKGTMETKPIQSITKEVMTACLINQIIPSIKAKWPANASKKIFIQQDNAKPHLRAADHQFEALASTDGFEFHLISQPPNSPDTNVLDLGYFRAIQSLQDDKMATSVDDLLRNVFNSFEELSPQTLNRVFITLQSCLTAILQVHGKNDYKIPHMNKNRLERTEGLPLQLQVEEGLVRESLEYLKLPENNTGDSYDIGRLNHALGY encoded by the exons ATGGAGAATGAGGTGGTCCAAGTGTTGGACCCTGATCAGGAGCAGCAGGGGCAGTGGCAGGGGCAGTCCGGATGGCATCGGCCTACATTAGCCTTGACTAGCCAACAAAAAAACCTCATTGCACAGTTTCTTCTACAGCGAAGTAGTGCTGGAGTGCTGCCAAGAGGTTCTTGTGCAGAGGCTGCCAATAAATTCAACATCCACAAAAGGACAGCAGAGAGAATATGGCACATCAGTAAGCAGCAGATGGACAGAGGGGAACCTGTCATGATGCAAGGCAAAGTAAAAggttatcaacacaaagacaaacTCATGTTAGATGAAGACAAGTTTAGAAACCTGTCCATGCTTGAGAGATCAACCATAAGGAAGGTTGCTTCTAAGATGGAAGTAAGCAAGACAACAATTGGTAGATTTCTTAAGAGGAATCAATTGAAACCTCATACAAGTGCTATCAAGCCTACACTTACTGAAACCAACAAAATTGCAAGGATAAAATGGTGTCTTTCTCATATTCAGCCAACACTCGCTGAAGGTAAACTTCTTTACCATTCAATGCACAACATTGTCCATATTGACGAGAAATGGTTCTACATGACAAAGACATCAGATAGATACTACCTGTTGCCGGATGAAGATGTGCCATACAGGTCCTGTAAGTCCAAGAGATTCATCACTAAAGTGATGTTCATGGCTGCTGTGAGTAGGCCACTATGTGGGCCTGATGGAGACATCATATTCGATGGTAAAATAGGGTTATTTCCATTCACAGAACAGATACCAGCCCAAAGAAGTTCAAAGAACAGGCCAAAAGGGACAATGGAGACAAAGCCAATTCAGTCAATTACCAAGGAAGTCATGACAGCTTGTCTCATAAACCAG ATTATACCATCAATCAAAGCCAAATGGCCAGCCAATGCAAGCAAGAAGATTTTCATACAGCAAGATAATGCCAAACCTCACCTTAGAGCAGCTGATCATCAATTTGAGGCACTTGCAAGTACTGATGGATTTGAATTCCATCTAATTAGCCAACCACCCAACTCCCCAGACACAAATGTGTTAGACCTCGGGTATTTCAGGGCAATACAGTCACTACAAGATGACAAGATGGCCACAAGTGTTGATGATTTGCTTAGGAATGTGTTTAACTCATTTGAAGAACTCTCACCACAGACCCTGAATAGAGTTTTCATCACTTTGCAAAGCTGTTTGACAGCAATATTACAAGTGCATGGGAAGAATGATTATAAGATCCCTCATATGAACAAGAACAGGTTGGAAAGAACAGAGGGGTTGCCTTTACAACTTCaggttgaagaaggattggTGAGAGAGAGCTTGGAGTATCTAAAGCTGCCTGAAAACAACACTGGGGACTCATATGACATAGGGCGGCTTAACCATGCTTTAGGGTACTAG